One stretch of Thermanaerosceptrum fracticalcis DNA includes these proteins:
- a CDS encoding Mini-ribonuclease 3 yields the protein MWIYPTGNPREMPPLVLAYLGDAVFELYVRLYLVNKGITKTNSLHREAASLVKAASQAHFLQKLDGLLSDEEKDVARRGRNAKSGHVPKNAQVTEYRLSTGFETLLGYLFLLEREERITELLGHLLNEGNS from the coding sequence TTGTGGATTTATCCCACGGGGAACCCCCGTGAAATGCCGCCCCTGGTTTTAGCCTATCTTGGGGACGCTGTTTTTGAACTATATGTACGGCTTTACCTGGTGAATAAAGGAATTACCAAAACCAATTCCTTGCATAGAGAGGCAGCTTCCCTGGTAAAAGCAGCCTCCCAGGCTCATTTTTTACAAAAACTGGACGGTCTCTTAAGTGATGAGGAGAAAGATGTGGCCAGGAGAGGGCGTAATGCTAAATCAGGGCATGTGCCGAAAAACGCCCAGGTCACTGAATATCGTTTAAGTACAGGATTTGAAACCCTGTTGGGATACCTGTTCCTTCTGGAAAGGGAGGAAAGAATTACCGAACTGCTGGGGCACCTTTTGAATGAAGGGAATTCTTAA
- the thyX gene encoding FAD-dependent thymidylate synthase, producing MGRKNMQVRLVRHTPAPEEIIAMGAKLCYSAVDVDKLESGIQEKDQGPFIEKLMKLGHLSPVEHASFTFAIEGVSRSLLAQITRHRIASFSVQSQRYVGEHSAGNEDGVFDYIVPPRIEALGEEYLRIFHEQMATIQKWYDFWNKALGEQGEQSQEDARFVLPNAAETKMLVTMNARELLHFFSLRCCNRAQWEIRELSTRMLKLAKAAAPNIFKNAGPGCLEGPCPEGKMTCGKQKEVKYKFAHL from the coding sequence ATGGGCAGGAAGAATATGCAGGTGCGTTTGGTGCGCCATACACCGGCACCGGAAGAGATTATAGCCATGGGGGCAAAGTTATGTTATTCTGCTGTGGATGTGGACAAACTAGAGTCGGGTATCCAGGAGAAAGATCAAGGCCCTTTTATTGAAAAACTTATGAAGCTAGGGCATCTTTCGCCTGTGGAACATGCCAGTTTTACCTTTGCTATTGAAGGAGTCTCCCGCAGTCTTTTGGCACAAATCACTCGCCACAGGATTGCCAGCTTTAGTGTCCAGTCCCAGCGTTATGTGGGTGAACACTCAGCCGGTAATGAAGATGGTGTTTTTGATTATATCGTTCCTCCTCGTATAGAGGCTTTAGGTGAGGAATATCTGCGGATTTTTCATGAACAGATGGCTACGATTCAAAAATGGTATGATTTTTGGAATAAAGCCCTGGGTGAGCAGGGGGAACAGAGTCAGGAAGATGCCAGGTTTGTGTTGCCGAATGCAGCGGAAACCAAGATGCTGGTAACCATGAATGCCAGGGAGCTTCTGCATTTTTTTTCCCTGCGCTGCTGTAACCGGGCTCAGTGGGAAATACGGGAACTGTCCACACGCATGTTAAAACTGGCTAAAGCGGCGGCGCCCAATATTTTTAAAAATGCCGGTCCGGGGTGTCTGGAAGGACCTTGTCCTGAAGGCAAAATGACTTGTGGTAAACAAAAAGAAGTAAAATATAAATTCGCTCATCTATAA
- the rlmB gene encoding 23S rRNA (guanosine(2251)-2'-O)-methyltransferase RlmB has protein sequence MELLFGRNPVLEALRARRSVNKILIAEGSNVGSIKEIMALAREQKVLIQFVDKKQLDNMSQGENHQGIIAYAAPKDYVELDEILLEARRKEEVPLLLMLDGIEDPHNFGAILRTADAAGVHGVVIPKHRAVPLTAGVAKASAGAIEYVPVARVTNLAQTMEKLKEQGCWIVGTDSGAKTLHFEADLSGPLVVVMGSEGKGLGKLVKEKCDFLVSIPMLGRINSLNVSVATSVILYEIIRQRRAARGK, from the coding sequence ATGGAATTGTTATTCGGCAGGAACCCGGTGTTAGAAGCCTTAAGAGCACGGAGAAGCGTTAACAAGATTCTCATTGCCGAAGGTTCTAATGTAGGGTCAATTAAAGAAATCATGGCTTTAGCCAGGGAGCAAAAGGTACTCATACAATTTGTCGATAAAAAACAGCTGGATAACATGTCCCAGGGCGAAAACCACCAGGGGATTATTGCGTATGCTGCCCCTAAAGATTATGTGGAATTGGATGAGATACTTCTGGAAGCCCGTCGTAAAGAGGAAGTTCCCCTCCTTTTGATGTTAGATGGGATAGAAGATCCCCATAACTTTGGTGCTATTTTACGCACTGCTGATGCAGCCGGGGTCCACGGTGTGGTTATCCCCAAACATCGCGCAGTACCCCTTACGGCAGGAGTGGCTAAGGCTTCGGCGGGAGCTATAGAATATGTACCTGTTGCTCGTGTCACCAATCTTGCTCAGACCATGGAGAAGCTTAAAGAACAGGGATGCTGGATTGTGGGAACTGATTCGGGAGCAAAAACACTTCATTTTGAGGCCGATTTGTCAGGGCCCTTGGTGGTAGTGATGGGCAGTGAGGGTAAGGGGTTAGGTAAACTGGTAAAAGAAAAGTGTGACTTCCTTGTGAGTATTCCCATGCTGGGACGCATCAATTCCCTCAATGTCTCTGTGGCTACCTCAGTTATTCTTTATGAAATTATACGACAGAGAAGAGCGGCACGAGGTAAGTAA
- a CDS encoding NYN domain-containing protein: MVEYLVVDGYNIINSWPELHRLKEESFEHARIKLIETLINYHGCTNIMIVVVFDAHQVKGGIERRESYHGVEVVYTREGETADMFIEKIVGSLSRNAKVFVATSDWIEQSLILQRGAFRLTSRELLQEIKNTLSQTMNQLEYTKKDITRLNHHLPENIRKTLEKWRRGQY; encoded by the coding sequence GTGGTAGAATATTTGGTTGTGGACGGTTATAATATTATAAATTCCTGGCCCGAATTACACAGGTTAAAAGAGGAAAGTTTTGAACATGCCCGCATAAAACTAATAGAGACATTAATTAACTATCATGGCTGTACAAATATCATGATCGTTGTTGTTTTCGATGCTCACCAGGTGAAAGGGGGTATAGAAAGACGGGAGAGCTACCACGGGGTAGAGGTTGTTTATACCCGGGAAGGTGAGACGGCCGATATGTTCATTGAAAAAATTGTGGGGAGCTTGAGCCGTAATGCGAAAGTCTTTGTAGCAACTTCCGACTGGATAGAGCAAAGCCTCATCCTGCAGCGGGGAGCCTTCCGGCTTACCTCCAGGGAATTGCTGCAGGAAATAAAAAACACTTTAAGTCAAACCATGAACCAGCTAGAATATACTAAAAAGGATATAACCAGGCTTAATCATCATCTGCCGGAAAATATTAGGAAAACACTGGAGAAATGGCGCCGCGGTCAGTACTGA
- the sigH gene encoding RNA polymerase sporulation sigma factor SigH: MSLGARRELVDSLDVLEDEHVVELAKDGDNEALEFLIHKYKNFVRAKARSYFLIGADREDIIQEGMIGLYKAIRDFRYDKLSSFRAFAELCITRQIITAIKTATRQKHIPLNSYVSLNKPIYDEDSDRTLLDVISGSKITDPEELIISREEFDDIEEKMGEILSSLEWQVLMSYLDGKSYQEIAVELERHVKSIDNALQRVKRKLERYLEKRDQ, encoded by the coding sequence ATGAGCTTGGGCGCACGGCGCGAACTGGTCGACTCGTTGGATGTTTTAGAAGATGAGCATGTGGTTGAGTTAGCAAAAGACGGTGATAATGAGGCTCTGGAATTTCTTATTCATAAATACAAAAATTTTGTTAGAGCCAAGGCTCGTTCCTATTTTCTTATCGGTGCCGACCGCGAGGACATTATCCAGGAAGGCATGATTGGTTTGTATAAAGCTATTCGCGATTTTCGCTATGACAAACTTTCTTCTTTTCGTGCTTTTGCTGAATTATGTATCACGCGCCAGATAATTACGGCCATTAAAACAGCCACGCGTCAGAAGCATATTCCTCTAAACTCTTATGTTTCTTTAAATAAACCTATCTATGATGAAGATTCTGACCGCACTTTGCTGGATGTTATATCGGGGTCTAAAATAACTGACCCTGAGGAATTAATAATCAGCAGGGAAGAATTTGACGATATTGAGGAAAAGATGGGAGAAATCCTGAGTTCCTTGGAGTGGCAGGTTCTCATGTCATATTTGGACGGAAAGTCCTATCAGGAGATAGCCGTAGAACTTGAACGTCACGTAAAATCCATTGATAATGCCCTGCAGCGTGTTAAAAGAAAGCTGGAAAGATATTTGGAGAAAAGAGATCAATAA
- the tuf gene encoding elongation factor Tu — MAKAKFERTKPHVNIGTIGHVDHGKTTTTAAITYVLAKQGLSQAVAFDQIDKAPEEKARGITISTAHVEYETANRHYAHVDCPGHADYVKNMITGAAQMDGAILVVSAADGPMPQTREHILLARQVGVPYIVVWLNKVDMVDDEELLELVEMEIRDLLNQYEFPGDEIPIIRGSGLKALEDPTGPWAQNILDLMKAVDEYIPTPQRDVDKPFLMPVEDVFSITGRGTVATGRVERGTIKVGEEVQIVGLTEEPKKTVVTGVEMFRKLLDQAQAGDNIGCLLRGVDKKEIERGQVLAKPGSIKPHTKFTAEVYVLTKEEGGRHTPFFNGYRPQFYFRTTDVTGVATLPEGVEMCMPGDNIKMTIELITPIAIEEGLRFAIREGGRTVGAGVVASIIE, encoded by the coding sequence ATGGCAAAGGCAAAATTTGAAAGAACCAAACCCCACGTTAACATTGGTACCATCGGCCACGTGGACCACGGTAAAACCACTACCACTGCCGCTATCACCTACGTTTTAGCCAAGCAAGGTTTGTCCCAGGCCGTAGCCTTCGACCAAATCGACAAAGCTCCTGAAGAAAAAGCCCGTGGTATCACCATTTCCACAGCCCACGTTGAATATGAAACAGCGAACCGGCACTACGCCCACGTAGACTGCCCCGGCCATGCTGACTATGTAAAGAACATGATCACCGGTGCTGCCCAGATGGACGGTGCCATCCTGGTTGTATCCGCCGCTGACGGTCCTATGCCCCAGACCCGGGAGCACATTCTCTTAGCCCGTCAGGTAGGTGTGCCCTACATCGTTGTATGGCTTAACAAAGTTGACATGGTAGATGACGAAGAACTCTTAGAGCTGGTAGAAATGGAAATTCGTGACCTTTTGAACCAGTACGAATTCCCCGGTGATGAAATTCCCATCATCCGTGGTTCCGGCTTAAAAGCTCTGGAAGATCCTACTGGACCCTGGGCGCAAAACATTCTGGATCTCATGAAGGCCGTAGACGAATACATTCCTACTCCCCAGCGGGACGTTGACAAGCCCTTCTTGATGCCCGTAGAAGACGTATTCTCCATCACCGGACGTGGTACAGTTGCTACCGGCCGTGTAGAACGTGGAACCATCAAAGTTGGTGAAGAAGTACAAATCGTAGGTCTGACAGAAGAACCCAAGAAGACCGTAGTAACTGGTGTAGAGATGTTCCGTAAGCTCCTGGATCAAGCCCAGGCCGGTGACAACATTGGTTGTCTCTTGCGTGGTGTGGACAAGAAAGAAATCGAGCGTGGTCAGGTACTGGCGAAGCCTGGTTCCATCAAACCTCATACCAAGTTTACCGCTGAAGTATACGTACTGACCAAGGAAGAAGGTGGTCGTCATACTCCCTTCTTCAACGGTTACAGACCCCAGTTCTACTTCAGAACCACTGACGTAACCGGTGTAGCAACCCTTCCTGAAGGTGTAGAAATGTGTATGCCTGGCGACAACATCAAGATGACCATCGAGCTCATCACGCCTATTGCTATTGAAGAAGGATTGCGTTTCGCTATTCGTGAAGGCGGTCGTACAGTAGGCGCCGGTGTTGTAGCTAGCATTATAGAGTAA
- the rpmG gene encoding 50S ribosomal protein L33, translating to MRVAITLACTECKQRNYTSTKNKKNHPDRMELKKYCKFCKTHTTHKETK from the coding sequence ATGCGGGTAGCAATTACTTTAGCTTGTACTGAGTGCAAACAACGCAATTATACATCCACAAAGAATAAGAAAAATCACCCTGATCGCATGGAGTTAAAGAAATACTGCAAATTTTGCAAGACTCATACAACTCATAAAGAGACCAAGTAA
- the secE gene encoding preprotein translocase subunit SecE, translating into MSVAKGEKVSFFDRVKKHYRGVTGELKKVHWPNRKELVSYTTVVLVSCVLVGVAIWIVDSGVSFLMGLILK; encoded by the coding sequence ATGAGTGTTGCTAAAGGAGAAAAAGTAAGCTTTTTTGATAGGGTAAAAAAGCATTACAGAGGAGTAACCGGAGAATTAAAGAAAGTACACTGGCCAAACAGGAAAGAACTTGTTTCCTATACTACAGTTGTACTTGTTTCCTGTGTGCTGGTGGGCGTAGCCATCTGGATTGTTGACTCGGGTGTCAGCTTTTTGATGGGTTTGATTCTCAAATAA
- the nusG gene encoding transcription termination/antitermination protein NusG, translating to MEKNWFVVHTYSGYENKVKANLEKRVESMNMGDKIFRILVPVEDEIEFKNGKKKIAKRKVFPGYVLVEMTMTDDSWYVVRNTPGVTGFVGTGAKPIPLHETEIKQILKQMGIEEAKPKVTFKVGESVKVTSGPFQNFIGEIEEVYPDKGKVKVLVAMFGRETPVELDYGQVQKVF from the coding sequence ATGGAAAAGAACTGGTTTGTTGTCCACACATACTCCGGATATGAGAACAAGGTCAAGGCAAACCTGGAAAAACGCGTTGAGTCCATGAACATGGGAGATAAGATTTTCCGCATCTTGGTCCCCGTGGAGGACGAAATAGAATTTAAGAACGGCAAGAAAAAAATTGCCAAGCGTAAGGTTTTTCCAGGGTATGTTCTTGTTGAAATGACTATGACTGATGATTCGTGGTATGTAGTAAGAAATACTCCTGGTGTTACGGGTTTTGTAGGCACCGGTGCTAAACCTATACCGCTCCATGAAACGGAAATTAAGCAAATTCTCAAACAAATGGGCATAGAGGAAGCTAAACCGAAGGTTACGTTCAAGGTAGGCGAAAGTGTTAAAGTAACTTCAGGACCGTTCCAGAATTTTATAGGTGAGATAGAAGAGGTCTATCCCGACAAAGGCAAGGTTAAGGTTCTCGTGGCCATGTTTGGCCGGGAAACACCTGTTGAACTGGATTATGGCCAGGTGCAAAAGGTGTTTTAA
- the rplK gene encoding 50S ribosomal protein L11: MAKKVVGFIKLQCNAGKATPAPPVGPALGQHGVNIMQFCKEFNERTAKQAGLVIPVEITVYADRSFTFVCKTPPASILLKKAAGIETASSEPNKKKVAKVPRSKVREIAETKMQDLNAASLEAAMRMVEGTARSMGIEIVEG; this comes from the coding sequence ATGGCCAAGAAGGTTGTTGGCTTTATTAAATTGCAGTGCAATGCTGGCAAAGCAACTCCGGCACCCCCTGTTGGACCTGCTCTGGGTCAACATGGTGTAAACATTATGCAGTTTTGCAAGGAGTTTAACGAAAGGACTGCCAAACAGGCAGGTTTAGTTATTCCTGTTGAGATTACTGTATATGCAGACCGTTCTTTCACTTTTGTCTGCAAAACTCCGCCGGCATCAATCTTGTTAAAGAAAGCCGCAGGTATTGAAACTGCTTCTAGTGAACCTAACAAGAAAAAGGTTGCCAAAGTTCCCAGATCTAAAGTCCGGGAAATTGCGGAAACTAAGATGCAGGATCTCAATGCCGCTTCGTTGGAAGCAGCCATGAGGATGGTTGAAGGCACTGCCCGCAGTATGGGTATCGAAATAGTAGAAGGCTAA
- the rplA gene encoding 50S ribosomal protein L1, translated as MPKRGKRYADALKQIDRTVLYDSNTALELVKNNAKAKFNETIEVAFKLGVDPRHADQQVRGAVVLPHGTGKTRTVLVFAKGEKAKEAEAAGADFVGADDLVAKIQEGWFGFDVAVATPDMMGTVGKLGKLLGPKGLMPNPKVGTVTFDVERAIKEIKAGKVEYRVDKTGIVHVPIGKASFPQEKLAENFQTMVEAIIKAKPPGAKGQYIKSVTVSSTMGPGVKINPLKLA; from the coding sequence ATGCCAAAAAGAGGTAAAAGATATGCGGATGCGTTGAAGCAGATTGACCGCACAGTTTTATATGATTCCAATACCGCCTTGGAATTAGTAAAAAACAATGCCAAGGCCAAATTTAATGAGACTATTGAGGTAGCGTTTAAACTTGGGGTTGACCCCCGTCACGCTGACCAACAGGTACGGGGTGCTGTTGTTCTGCCCCATGGTACAGGAAAAACCCGTACAGTGCTTGTCTTTGCTAAAGGTGAAAAAGCCAAGGAAGCTGAAGCAGCGGGAGCTGACTTTGTGGGGGCCGATGACCTGGTAGCCAAGATTCAGGAAGGCTGGTTCGGTTTCGATGTGGCTGTAGCTACACCTGACATGATGGGTACTGTCGGTAAGCTGGGTAAATTGTTAGGCCCCAAAGGCTTAATGCCCAACCCCAAAGTAGGAACTGTTACCTTTGATGTAGAAAGGGCTATCAAAGAGATTAAAGCTGGTAAAGTAGAGTATCGTGTTGATAAAACAGGTATTGTACATGTACCTATCGGTAAAGCTTCCTTCCCTCAGGAAAAGCTGGCCGAAAACTTCCAGACAATGGTGGAAGCTATTATTAAGGCTAAGCCCCCTGGTGCCAAAGGCCAGTATATCAAATCCGTTACTGTATCCTCAACGATGGGCCCTGGTGTGAAAATCAACCCCTTAAAATTAGCTTAA
- the rplJ gene encoding 50S ribosomal protein L10, translated as MGNLDIKKQVVQEIAERFERAQSVVIAEYRGLTVAEVTELRAKLRAAGVDFKVLKNTLVKIAAENTGVQGLDPYLEGPTAWAFSMQDPVSAAKVLIDFAKTHNKLVIKGGIIENKAFPADGVKALADLPPREVLLAQVLGAMQGPLVGMANVLQGPIRKFGYALEALRKAKAGE; from the coding sequence TTGGGTAATCTCGACATTAAAAAGCAGGTCGTTCAGGAAATTGCGGAACGTTTTGAGAGAGCACAATCCGTTGTTATCGCCGAGTACAGGGGTTTAACCGTAGCCGAAGTCACAGAATTACGGGCCAAACTAAGAGCCGCCGGGGTAGATTTTAAAGTATTAAAGAACACTCTGGTAAAAATCGCCGCGGAAAATACGGGAGTTCAAGGCTTGGATCCCTATCTGGAAGGACCTACAGCCTGGGCTTTCAGTATGCAGGATCCCGTTTCTGCTGCAAAAGTCCTGATTGACTTTGCTAAGACCCATAACAAACTGGTGATCAAAGGTGGCATTATCGAAAACAAGGCATTCCCTGCCGATGGCGTTAAAGCCTTGGCCGATTTGCCGCCGCGCGAAGTGCTGCTGGCTCAGGTTCTGGGTGCAATGCAGGGCCCTTTGGTGGGAATGGCCAATGTGCTGCAAGGACCTATCCGCAAATTCGGATATGCTTTGGAAGCCCTCAGAAAAGCCAAAGCTGGGGAATAA
- the rplL gene encoding 50S ribosomal protein L7/L12: MSKINEIIEAVKGLTVLELAELVKAFEEEFGVSAAAPVAVAAAPVAGAAAAAAPAVEEQTEFDVILANAGDKKINVIKVVREATGLGLKEAKDLVDGAPKPVKEKVSKEEAEALKAKLVEAGATVEIK, translated from the coding sequence ATGTCTAAAATTAATGAAATTATTGAAGCCGTGAAAGGTTTAACTGTTCTGGAACTTGCTGAATTAGTAAAAGCTTTTGAAGAGGAGTTCGGTGTTTCCGCCGCCGCTCCCGTAGCCGTTGCCGCTGCTCCTGTAGCCGGTGCCGCTGCCGCTGCTGCTCCTGCTGTTGAAGAGCAAACTGAGTTTGATGTTATCTTAGCCAATGCCGGCGACAAGAAGATCAACGTTATCAAGGTAGTTCGTGAAGCAACCGGCTTGGGTCTGAAGGAAGCTAAGGATCTGGTTGACGGTGCTCCCAAACCTGTAAAAGAGAAAGTCAGCAAAGAAGAGGCTGAAGCCCTTAAGGCTAAGCTTGTTGAAGCTGGTGCCACTGTCGAAATTAAGTAA